The genomic stretch AAGCCGACGATCGTGGCGCTTGGTACCGGCAGGGCGGTGCGGGCTGCCGTTGAGCGCGTGTCCCCGATCGACTGCCCGAACCACCAGATCGTGTCGCTGGTCGGAAATATCTCGGCCGATGGCTCGGCCAGCTTTTTCGACACGGTCGGCCGTCTCGCGGACCGGACCAAGGCGCGCCATTATCCGATGCCGCTGCCGTTTCTGATGTCCTCCGAGCGCGAGCGCGACCAGATGCTCAAGATCGATCCGATCGCCAAGGTGAGAGCGGTCGCCGCCAAGGCTGACCTGCGGCTGGTCGGGGTAGGGCAGATGGATCAGCAGGCGCAAGTCCATGTCGATGGCTTCGTCTCGCGCGAAGAACTGCTAGAGATGATGCGGCTCGGTGCCGTCGGCGAATTGACCGGATGGGCATTCGACGCGGAGGGCCGAATCATCAACGGCGGGACCAACCTCCGTCTCACCAGCATTCCACCGCGGGTACCGGCGCGGGCGCTGACCATCGGCGCGGCGGTCGGGCGTGCCAAGGTTTCGGCGATCAGGGCGGCGCTGAAGGGGCGGCTCCTCAACGGGCTGATCACCGACGAGGCGACGGCAGGCGCCATCCTCAAGCCGTAGCGAACTGGCCGGTCCTTCAAGGCTGTCACGCCGACGCGGGGTTGCCCGCGGGCCGATCCGGCGCGTGCCCGTATTCGAGCATCTCCTCCAGCCCGCTGGTTTGGTGCCGAAGTGCGATTCCGATCCTTGACAACCCTGGGACTCGGTGTGAACATAATTGCAAAGCGTGAGCATATGCTCAACGCCAATAAGGGAGGTTACCGTGAAGCACGTCCTCAGCGCCCTCCTGGGCGCGGCTACCTTGTTGGGTGCAGCCCCTTCCATCGCCCAGACAACCCTGACCATCGCCACCGTGAACAATGGCGACATGATCCGGATGCAGGGGCTGACCAACGAATTCACCGCCAAAAACCCCGAGATTTCCGTGAAGTGGGTGACCCTCGAAGAGAACGTCCTGCGCCAGCGCGTCACAACCGATATCGCGACCAAGGGCGGGCAGTTCGACGTGCTGACCATCGGCACCTATGAGGTGCCGATCTGGGCCAAGAAGAACTGGCTCATTCCGCTCGACAATCTCGGAGCCGATTACGATACCGCGGACCTGCTGCCCAAGATCCGTGATGCCGTGTCGGTATCGGGCAAGCTCTATGCCGCACCGTTCTACGGCGAGAGTTCGATGGTGATGTACCGGACCGACCTGTTCCAGAAGGCCGGCTTGACGATGCCGGAAAAGCCGACCTGGGACTTCGTGATCGATGCGGCGAAGAAGCTCACCGACAAATCGGCCGGCGTCTACGGCATCTGCCTGCGGGGCAAGGCGGGTTGGGGCGAGAACATGGCGTTCCTGACCGCGATGTCCAATTCGTTCGGCGCGCGCTGGTTCGATGAGAAATGGCAGCCGCAGTTCGACAAACCGGAGTGGAAGAAGACGCTCTCGACCTATGTCGATCTGATGAAGGCCGCAGGCCCTCCCGGCGCAAGCTCGAACGGTTTCAATGAAAACCTGGCGCTGTTCAACTCCGGCAAATGCGGGATGTGGATCGACGCCACGGTGGCGGCGTCCTTTGTCACCAACCCGAAGGATTCGACGGTTGCCGACAAGGTAGGCTTTGCGCTCGCCCCGAATGCGGGACTGGGCAAGAACGCCAACTGGCTGTGGGCATGGAACCTCGCCATCCCCGCGGGCTCAAAGAAGACGGCGGCTGCGGAAAAATTCATCGCCTGGGCGACCAGCAAGGACTACACCCAGCTCGTCGCCAAGAAGGAGGGGTGGGCCAACGTGCCGCCCGGCACCCGAACCTCGCTCTACCAGAATCCGGAGTATCTGAAGGTCGCTCCCTTCGCCAAGCTGACGCTGGCGTCGATCGACGCCGCCGATCCGAACAAGCCGAGTGTGCAGCCGGTGCCTTACGTCGGCGTGCAATACGCGGCCATTCCGGAATTCCAGGGCATCGGCACCAGCGTCGGCCAGCAATTCTCGGCGGCGTTGTCGGGTGCTTCGACCGTCGATGCGGCGCTCGCCGCCGCGCAGTCGGCCACCGAGCGTGAAATGAAGCGGGCCGGCTATATCAAGTAGCGCGCCGCACCCATCCAGGCTGCCGTCAGGCAAGGACTGACGGCAGCCGCATCTCCCTTCAAGCGATAACAGGAGGCGGCGATGGCAACGCAGCAAACCCAGGTCCTCGGTAGGGCCCTGCTGACGCCGGCCGTCGCATTGCTGTTCATCTGGATGATCGTCCCGCTCGCGATGACGATCTATTTTTCGACGCTGCACTACAGCCTGCTCGACTCGGAAACCTGGAGCTTCGTCGGGCTGGAGAATTTTCGATATTTTCTCACCGACCCGGCTTTTCTGACCGCGCTGCGGAACACGCTGGTGCTGGTCGGTTCGGTGCTCGCGATCACCATCCTGCTCGGCACGCCGCTGGCGCTGCTGCTCGACCAGCAGGTGATCGGCCGCAGCATCGTCCGCCTGATGGTGATCGCGCCGTTCTTTGTGATGCCGACCGTCAGCGCGCTGGTCTGGAAGAACCTCTTGATGCACCCGGTGTCCGGACTGTTCGCCTGGCTCGCGACACTGGTGGGAGCGACGCCGATCGACTGGTTCAACGATGCGCCCCTGCTCGCGGTGATCCTGATCGTGGCCTGGCAATGGCTGCCGTTTGCCACCCTCATCCTGCTGACGGCGCTGCAGTCCCAGGATGAGGAGCAGAAGGAAGCGGCCGAGATGGATGGCGCAAGCGCGCTTTCGACCTTCATCTATCTTACTTTGCCGCACCTGGCGCGGCCGATCACCGTCGTCATCCTGATCGAAACGATATTCCTGCTGACGGTTTTTGCCGAGATCTTCGTCACCACCGGCGGCGGCCCGGGCCTGCAGACCACCAATATCGCGTTCCTGATCTACTCGCAGGCGCTGATCCAGTACGACATCGGCAACGCCTCGGCCGGCGGACTGGTGGCGGTCGTGATCGCCAATATCGTCGCGTTCTTCCTGGTGCGGATCGTCGGGCGGAATCTGGAGGCATAGGCCATGGCGCGCAAGGTGACTGCGAGACGCGTATGGGTGTCCACGGCTGCCGCGTGGCTGTTCGGATTTATGATTTTTCTCCCCATCCTGTGGATGGTCCTGACCAGTTTCAAGACTGAGCTCGATGCGTTCGCTATGCCGCCGAAATTCCTGGTGTTCCACTGGACCACGGAGAACTATGCGACGGTGCAGCAGCGCAGCGATTATATTCATCATGCGCTCAATTCGATCATCGTTGCCGGCGGGTCGACACTGATTGCGATGATCATTGCCATTCCGGCCGCGTGGTCGATGGCGTTCGCGCCGACCAAGCGCACCAAGGACGTTCTGCTCTGGATGCTCTCGACCAAGATGATGCCGTCGGTCGGCGTGCTGGTTCCGATCTATCTGATCTTCCGGGATTTCGGCATGCTTGATACGCGCGCCGGTCTCGTCATGATCCTGTGCCTCGGCAACCTGCCGATCGTGATCTGGATGCTCTTTACCTATTTCAAGGAAATTCCCAAGGATATCCTCGAAGCGGCGCGGATGGACGGAGCGACCATCGGGCGCGAGCTGATTTACGTGCTGACGCCAATGGCCGTTCCCGGGCTCGCCTCGACGCTGCTGCTCAATTTCATCCTGGCGTGGAACGAGGCGTTCTGGACGCTGAACCTTTCGACGCTGGATGCAGCGCCGCTCACGGTATTCATCGCATCCTATTCGAGTCCCGAGGGCCTGTTCTGGGCCAAATTGTCAGCCGCCTCGACGCTCGCCATTGCGCCGATCATCATCCTCGGATGGTTCACGCAGCGGCAACTCGTCCGCGGGCTCACCTTCGGCGCCGTCAAATAGCAAAGGGATCAGGGATCATGGGCCAGATCACGCTGCAGGGAGTCCGCAAATCGTTCGGGCCGGTCAACATCATCAAGGATGCCAATCTGGATATCGACAACGGCTCCTTCGTGGTCTTCGTCGGGCCATCCGGCTGCGGCAAGACCACGCTCTTGCGCCTGATCGCCGGACTGGAGGATGTCACCGGCGGTCAAATCCTGATCGACGGCAAGAATGTGGTGGACGTGCCTCCGGCGAAGCGCGGGCTGTCGATGGTGTTCCAGTCCTATGCGCTCTATCCGCATATGAGCGTGCGCGGCAACATCGCGTTCGGCCTGAAGATGGCCGGCCTGCCGCGCCCGGACATCGACCGCAAGGTCGAGGCGGCCGCCGCCACCTTGAACCTGACGCCCTATCTGGACCGCAAGCCGCGCGAGCTTTCCGGCGGCCAGCGTCAGCGCGTCGCAATAGGGCGCGCGATCGTGCGCGAGCCGAAGGCGTTTCTGTTCGACGAGCCCTTGTCAAATCTCGATGCGGCACTGCGGGTCCAGATGCGTCTGGAAGTCACCAAATTGCAGAAGCAACTCGGCACCACCGCCGTCTACGTCACCCACGACCAGGTCGAGGCTATGACCATGGCCGACAAGATTGTCGTACTCAACGCGGGCAACATCGAACAATACGGCTCGCCGCTGGAGTTGTACGAGCGGCCGGCAAACCTGTTCGTCGCCGGCTTCATTGGTTCGCCGAAGATGAATTTTGTGCCCGGCGAGGCAGTCGGCGAGCCCGGCGTCGCCACGCTCGGCGTCAGGCCCGAGCATCTGAAAATCGGCAAGGAGGGGGAAGGCTGGCCCGGGACCGTGTCGGTCGCCGAGCATCTGGGCAGCGACACCTTCCTCTACGTCGACGCCGGCAAGCTTGGGATGCTGACGGCGCGATGCATCGGAGAGTTCAGCCTGAAAGCTGGCGACCGTGTGTGGCTTTCGCCCGATCCAGCCCGCCTGCATCGCTTCGACAAGGATGGCGCCGTCATCGGGACATGAGCGGTCGGCGCGCTACGCCACGATAAGCAAACAGGAAAAACAACAAGATGTATCTGGAAAAATTCAAGCTGGACCGGAAAACGGCCGTGGTGACGGGCGCCGGCCAGGGAATCGGACTGGCCTGCGCGGAAGCGCTGGCGGAGGCGGGAGCGAAAGTCGTGATCGCCGATCGTGACCCCCAGCTTGCCGACGCCGGGCGTACAAGCCTGAGGGCAAAAGGCCTGGATGCCGAAATCGTCATCATGGACGTAACCGACTCGCGCGGCGTTTCCGAGGTCGCCGGCCAGTTGGCGTCCCGCTATGGCGGCATCGATATCCTGGTCAACAACGCCGGCATCGCACGAAGCGAGACGCCGGCCGAGAAGGTTGCCGACGAACATTGGCTGAACGTCATCGACGTCAATCTCAACGGCACATTCTGGTGCTGCCGCGCCTTCGGCAAACTCATGCTGGACGCCAGGTCGGGTTCCATTGTGAACATCGGGTCGATGTCCGGCTTCATCGTCAACAAACCGCAGGAGCAATGCTACTACAACGCCTCCAAGGCCGCGGTGCACCATCTCACCAAGTCGCTCGCGGCCGAGTGGGGCGGGCGCGGCGTGCGCGTCAACGCCGTGGCGCCGACTTACATCGCAACCCCTCTCAATGCATTCGTCAAAAACAGCCCGCAGATGTACGATGCCTGGATCGGCGGCACGCCGATGGCCCGGATGGGGGAGGTCGACGAGATTGCGTCCGTCGTCCTGTTTCTGGCGTCCGACGCCGCCAGCCTGATGACCGGGAGCGTTGTCCTCGTCGACGGAGGTTATACGTGCTGGTGAGCTGGCGCTGATCTGAAGCGGGGTTGCAATGCAGCAGGCCTTCGTCGGCATCGATGTCGGAACATCAAGCGCGCGCGCCGGGATATTTGACGAGAACGGAAGTCTGCTTGCGAGCGCCCGCCATCCGATCACGGTGTGGCACGAGGCGGGCAGCGTCGCCGAGCAGTCGTCTTCCGAGATCTGGGCCGCCTGTGCGGCCTCGGTCCGCGCGGCTATGGCGGAAGCAGGACTTCCTGCTTCCGCAGTCAGGGGTGTCGGTTTCGACGCGACCTGCTCGCTTGTGGTCGTGGATGCCGCCGGCAACCCGCTGACGGTAAGCGCATCCGGCGACATCAGGCGAAATGTCATCGTGTGGATGGACCACCGCGCGATTGCCGAGGCCCGCCGGGTCAACGAGACGCGGGACGACGTGCTCCGCTATGTCGGCGGCTCGATCTCGCCGGAAATGGAAATTCCAAAACTGCTTTGGCTGAAGCGGTACCTTCCATCGACCTATCAGGCAGCGGGGCATTTCTTCGACCTCGCTGATTACCTTTCGTTTCGCGCGACCGGATCGACCGCGCGCTCGATGTGTACGCTGGCGTGCAAATGGAATTATCTCGCCCACGAACGGCGGTGGAGCGGCAGCTATTTGGAGTGCGTCGGTCTTGGCGATCTAGCCGCGGACAAATATGCGAGAATTGGAAGCGTGATCGTTGCGGCCGGCACGCCGCTCGGCGCCGGCCTGACCAAATCCGCCGCGAGCGATTTCGGCCTGCTCGAGGGAACGCCGGTCGGCGCCTCGCTGATCGACGCTCACGCCGGCGGCGTCGGCACGATCGGCGGGCAGGGAAAATCGGGTGAAGAGGTCGATGTGTGTCGTCGCCTTGCTTACATCATGGGGACCTCGGCCTGCATCATGGCAACGACACGTGAGCCGTGCTTCGTGCCCGGTGTCTGGGGTCCCTATCATTCAGGAATGGTTCCCGGGTTCTGGCTCAACGAAGGCGGGCAGTCCGCCGCCGGCGCGGCGATCGACCATCTGGTCAGGTCCCATCCTGCGTATGATGAGACCGTCGCAACGGCGCGCGCGGCTGCGATGGAAGTTCCGGAATTTCTCGAGCGGCGCATCGTCTCGCGCGTGACAGGTCCCGGCGAAGCGGCATTCTTTGCCCGTGACATCCACGTACTGCCCGAGTTTCTCGGAAACCGGTCACCGTTCGCTGATCCTGACGCGCGTGCGGTCCTCGTCGGAATGGACCTCGATGCCGACATCGGCTCGATGGAGCGGCTGTTCGTGGCCGGGCTCTGCGGGCTTGCCTACGGACTCGCGGATGTTGTGGACGCCTTTCGATCGCACGGCGTCGAAAGCGACATGATGGTGATCAGCGGCGGCGCCGGACGAAGTCCGCTGGTCCGCCAGATCATGGCGGATACGACCGGCCTGACCGTTGCCGTCCCCGGAACGCAAGAGCCCGTCCTGCTCGGCGCCGCGATGCTGGGCGCCGTTGCGGCGAAGTCTCGCGGGTCGATCGGCGATGCCATGGCTTCGATGTCGGCGATCGGCAGGCTCAGCGAATCCACGGCGCCAGGGGTGGCGTCCTTCCATCGCACCAAGCGAAAGGTTCACGGGCTGATGCGCAGACTTGATTCTGAAAGCCGCGAGGCGATGCAGGGGATCGCATCGAACGCCGGACTTGACGCGAAGAGCTAGAACCATGCTGCTGAGTTGTGGAGATGCCCTGGTCGATTTCCTGCCCGTCACATCTGTCGACGGGCGCGACGCGGCCGTACCGGTTGCCGGTGGATCCTGTCTCAACATCGCCGTCGGCATGGCGCGCCTGGGCGCGCCGGCAGGGTTTGTGGGCGGCATCTCGACGGATTTGTTCGGACGCATCATCGCCGACCACGCGCTCGGCTCGCAGGTTGACCTCCGCCATGCGACGCGCAGCGAACATCAGACGACACTTGCGTTCGTCCGACACCTGGAAGGCGAGCCGCAATATGCGTTCTACGACGAGGCGACGGCGTCCCGAGCCTGGACCTATCGGCGCGGCTCCATACCCTTTGATGAGATCGAGGCAATCCATGTCGGATCTTCCACGCTCGCCCACGACCAGGGGGCCGCCCAGGCGCTTGCGATGATCGAAGACGCCGGCGGTGCAACCACCATCTCCTTCGACCCGAACTGCCGGCCCAATCTGGTCAAGCTCAAGGCGCGCTACGTGGATCAGATGGATGCGTTCGCCGCCGCCGCCGACATCGTGCGGATGTCCGATGTCGATTTCGAATTTCTCTATGGCGGCAGTGACTACCGGGAAAAGGCGAAGTCACTCATTGCTGCCGGTGCAAGCCTCGTCGTTGTCACGCGTGGAATCAAGGGAGCTCGGGCGTGCCACGGAGAGGCAGGTCTGGTTGAAGTCGAGGCGCCCGCAGCGGATGTGGTGGATACCATCGGCGCTGGCGACAGTTTTCAAGCTGCACTGCTGTTCGCCTTGCGTGCCATCGGGCGGATTGAGCGCCGGGCGCTGGCGCGAATGAATTCCGGCGAGCTTGCCCGGGCGTTGTCGTTCGCGTCGGCTTGCGCGGCGTTCACCTGCGGGCGTGCGGGGGCTGATCCGCCGCGCCGATCAGACGTCGGTCCGGCGTTGTCTCGTCTCATGGCCGGATAGATCGAGCAAAATCTAAAGCGTGATTGAGCCGACGCTCGCGCCGCCGCAGTCGGAATCCCGGCTCGAGAAAAACATGACGGCTCGGGCCACATCGTCCGGCCGGCCGATGCGCCCAACGGGGATCGAGCGGGCGAGTTGATCCAGTTTCGGACTGCCCTGCGGAACCAGCTCGTGAAACATGTCGGTCTCGATTGGTCCCGGCGCCACCAAATTGATCGTGATGCCGTGAGGCGCGGTCTCCAGCGCCCAGGTACGCGCCATGCCGAACATGCCCGCACGGCATCATGATGAGCGGTGCCGTATTCAAGCGCGCGGGCTGTCGGCCGACTATCGGGTCGTCATCATCGATCTCCGCGGCTTCGGCCAATCCGACAAGGCGTAAGCCGGCTATTCCGGCGAGAACTTTGTCGGCGATCTGAAATACCTCATCGATCACCTGAATCTGAAGCGGCCGATTATACCAGCGATAAAACCTTTGGACCGTCAGATACTGGGGAAACTATCCAGTCGGGAACTGACTAACAAACAATACAGAAGCTGCGCTTTGCAGGGATTTGAAGCTGAAGGCGAGGGCGGCGACCGAAAGTTAGGGCAGGCTTGATGAAGCCGGCGCCGTCTTCTTTATTCGCGATGTTTGAATCCAAGACGGGCAGCACTTCAGCAGTTCGTCAGGTATCTTTTTCGATCCATCATCAGTCCGTCAGGACCGCGGGTGCAAGCGCGGTAGAAAGCGTTACCACGCGCAAAAGATTCGTCGTGCCGGATACGCCGAACGGTATGCCGGCAATGATCACGATGTTATCGCCAGGCTTTCCAAAATCTCCCGCAAGGGCCGAATCGCAGGCGAGCTGGGTCATTGACGCCTCATCAGTGATTTCGGTTTCCACCACGACCGAATGAATGCCCCACACCGGCGTCAATTGACGTGCCGTTGCAATCGACGGCGTCAGACTGAGAATCGGCGCGAGAGGCCGCTCGCGCGCCGCGCGCATGCTGGTGAAACCGGATTTTGTGTAGGCAATGGTCGCCGTCGCCGAGACCAGCTTGGCGACAAGACGCAAGGCCGAACATATCGCATCGGCATGGCTGGCCCGAAAATCCTCCGGTTTGGGGCCTGTCAGGGTTTGAGTGTGTGCATCATTTTCAACGCCGTGAATGATCGAATCCATCATGACAACTGATTCGACGGGAAAACGCCCGCTGGCGGATTCCGCTGACAGCATGACAGCATCGCTGCCTTCATAGACTGCCGCTGCAACGTCCGAGGCTTCTGCCCGGGTCGGAACCGGGGACGCAGTCATGGATTCAAGCATTTGTGTTGCCACCACGACGGGTTTCCCCTCGCGACGGCATGCGCGCACGATCCGGCGCTGGATTATTGGAACCTGCGCCGGTGGCAATTCAACACCGAGGTCGCCACGCGCAACCATGATGCCATCGGCAAGTGCCACGATGGCATCAAGATTTTCGATGGCCGCCGGCTTCTCGAGTTTGGCCATGATCAACGCGCGAGATCCGATCAAGGTTCGTGCTTCGGCGATGTCTTCGGCCTTTTGCACGAACGAAAGTGCAACCCAGTCGGGTCCGTGCTCAAGTCCGAAGGTCAGGTCGCGACGGTCCTTTTCGGTGAAGGGTGACAGCGGCAGAATGACGCCGGGAACATTGACGCCTTTGCGCTCCGACAATCTGCCACCGATCATCACGCGCGTTTCGGCGTAGCACGGACCACATTCCAGGACTTCGAGGCGCAGCTTGCCGTCATCGAGCAATAGATCGGTGCCGGGAACCAGGGCTGCGAAAATCTCCGGATGGGGCAGGGGCACGCGCGTCCGGTCGCCCGGTGTGTTTTCGAGATCGAGCCTGAGCTTGTCTCCGGAATGAAGCTCGACAGGGCCGTCGAAAAAAGTACCGATGCGAAGCTTGGGGCCCTGTAGATCGATCATGATTCCGATCGGACGGCCGACATCGCGTTCGACACCCCTGATCGCCTCGAAGCGTCTCTTGTGATCGTCGTGGGTCCCGTGGCTGAAATTCAGCCGGAACATGTCGACGCCGGCATCGAACAGGGATCTGATCGTTGCCGGCGACGAACTGGAGGGTCCAAGCGTAGCAATGATCTTCGCGTTCCGGGAGCGGCGCAAAATCAATTCCTTTTGGTGACCAATATGGCTCTGAAGTCGTTGACGTTGGTGCGCGTCGGGCCAGTCATGACAAGATCGTCCAGGGCTGCGAACAGGGTGTAAGCATCGTTGTCCGCAAGCCGCGACTTGACGTCGATATCGGCGAGCTTGGCGCGATCCAGCGTGTCAGGCGTGAGAATCGCTCCAGCGTTGTTTTCGCTGCCGTCAATGCCATCCGTATCTGCGGCGAGCGCCCAAATGCCGTTCCTGCAATCGGTAGCGATCCCAAGACCCAGAAGAAATTCCGCATTGCGGCCGCCACGGCCCTTGCCGCGCACGGTCACGGTGGTCTCACCACCGGAGATGAGAGCGCAGGGAATTTCGAGCGGCTGGCCCCAATCGCTGCATTGCCGAGCAATGCCTGCATGAACGAGACCGACGTCGCGGGCCTCGCCCTCGATGGCATTGCCAAGGATCAGGGAAGCCAATCCGGCATCGCGCGCGACCCTGGCCGCGGCCTCCAGAGATTTCTGCGGCGTCGCCACCAGACGGCTTGTGACGTTTGCAAAGCGCGGATCGCCCGGCTTCGGCGTCTCCGACGCCTCGTCGTTCAGATGCATGGCAACGCTAGCTGGAATCTCAATGCTATATTTTGTCAATACGGCCAGCGCGTCGGAGCGCGTGGAGAGGTCCGGCACGGTGGGACCGGACGCGATAACGGAGAGATCGTCGCCTGGCACGTCCGAGATCATCAGTGCAACCACGCGCGCCGGCGCTGCCGCGACGGCAAGACGACCGCCCTTGATCGCAGACAAATGTTTTCGCACCGTGTTCATTTCTGCGATATGCGCGCCGCATTTCAGCAGGGCGCGGTTGATGGCCTGCTTGTCGGCAAGTGATACGCCATCGGCGGGCAAAGCGAGCAGCGCGGAACCGCCGCCCGAAATCAGAACCAACACGAGATCGTCCGCCGTCAGCCCGGAGACCTTGTCGAGGATCCGGCGCGCCGCCTTCAATCCCGCCTCATCCGGAACCGGATGCGATGCCTCCACCACCTCGATATGCTTGCAGGGCACGCCGTGGCCGTAGCGGGTCACCACCAGACCTTCGATCGGGCCGTTCCAATGAGCCTCCACGGCCGCCGCCATCGAAGCCGCCGCCTTGCCGGCGCCGACAACGACTGTGCGGCCCTTCGGCCGCGGCGGCAGATGCGCCGGCACGCACAGGGCGGGCGCCGCCGCGTTCACCGCCGCCTGAAACATGTTGAGCAACAGACGGCGATAATCGATACTCATGGTGTGCTTCCGATCGGCTTCACGCGCTGCCGATTTCGTGGCTTGCCATCAGCTCCAGCGCCTTCACCATCGCTGAGTGATCCCAGGCCTTGCCGCCTTGCGCCGCGCAGGAATTGAAGAGCTGCTGCGCTGTTGCGGTATTCGGTAACGAAAGCCCCAACGCCCGTGCACCTTCCAGCGCGAGGTTGAGGTCCTTCTGGTGCAGCTCAATACGAAAGCCGGGTTCGAAGTTCCGCTTCACCATGCGCTCCCCGTGCACCTCGAGAATTCTCGAAGAAGCGAAGCCCCCCATCAGCGCCTGCCGCACGAGAGCCGGATCGGCTCCGGCTTTTGATGCAAACAGCAGAGCTTCTCCCACCGCCTCGATCGTTAGCGCGACGATGATCTGGTTGGCGACCTTCGTGGTCTGGCCGTCGCCGTTTCCACCAACGAGGGTGACATTCTTGCCCATCTTCTCGAACAGCGGCTTCATGGTATTGAACGCCCGCTCCGGGCCACCCACCATGATCGTCAGCGATGCGGCCTTTGCGCCGACCTCGCCGCCCGAGACCGGGGCATCGAGATAATCGGCGCCGAGTGCGTTGATCTTTTTCGCAAATTCCTTCGTGGCGAGCGGCGAGATCGAGCTCATGTCAACGACGATCTTGCCTTTTGAAATTCCCTCCGCGACGCCGCTTGCGCCGAACAGGACCGCTTCGACATGCGGCGTATCGGGCACCATGACGATGACCACGTCGGATTCGTCGGCAACCTGCTTGCCGGAT from Bradyrhizobium sp. Ash2021 encodes the following:
- the pyk gene encoding pyruvate kinase produces the protein MRRSRNAKIIATLGPSSSSPATIRSLFDAGVDMFRLNFSHGTHDDHKRRFEAIRGVERDVGRPIGIMIDLQGPKLRIGTFFDGPVELHSGDKLRLDLENTPGDRTRVPLPHPEIFAALVPGTDLLLDDGKLRLEVLECGPCYAETRVMIGGRLSERKGVNVPGVILPLSPFTEKDRRDLTFGLEHGPDWVALSFVQKAEDIAEARTLIGSRALIMAKLEKPAAIENLDAIVALADGIMVARGDLGVELPPAQVPIIQRRIVRACRREGKPVVVATQMLESMTASPVPTRAEASDVAAAVYEGSDAVMLSAESASGRFPVESVVMMDSIIHGVENDAHTQTLTGPKPEDFRASHADAICSALRLVAKLVSATATIAYTKSGFTSMRAARERPLAPILSLTPSIATARQLTPVWGIHSVVVETEITDEASMTQLACDSALAGDFGKPGDNIVIIAGIPFGVSGTTNLLRVVTLSTALAPAVLTD
- a CDS encoding glycerate kinase, encoding MSIDYRRLLLNMFQAAVNAAAPALCVPAHLPPRPKGRTVVVGAGKAAASMAAAVEAHWNGPIEGLVVTRYGHGVPCKHIEVVEASHPVPDEAGLKAARRILDKVSGLTADDLVLVLISGGGSALLALPADGVSLADKQAINRALLKCGAHIAEMNTVRKHLSAIKGGRLAVAAAPARVVALMISDVPGDDLSVIASGPTVPDLSTRSDALAVLTKYSIEIPASVAMHLNDEASETPKPGDPRFANVTSRLVATPQKSLEAAARVARDAGLASLILGNAIEGEARDVGLVHAGIARQCSDWGQPLEIPCALISGGETTVTVRGKGRGGRNAEFLLGLGIATDCRNGIWALAADTDGIDGSENNAGAILTPDTLDRAKLADIDVKSRLADNDAYTLFAALDDLVMTGPTRTNVNDFRAILVTKRN
- the glxR gene encoding 2-hydroxy-3-oxopropionate reductase, which encodes MIDVGFIGLGIMGRPMAGHLQAAGHRLFLHDVGPVAQELVAAGGIVCKSGKQVADESDVVIVMVPDTPHVEAVLFGASGVAEGISKGKIVVDMSSISPLATKEFAKKINALGADYLDAPVSGGEVGAKAASLTIMVGGPERAFNTMKPLFEKMGKNVTLVGGNGDGQTTKVANQIIVALTIEAVGEALLFASKAGADPALVRQALMGGFASSRILEVHGERMVKRNFEPGFRIELHQKDLNLALEGARALGLSLPNTATAQQLFNSCAAQGGKAWDHSAMVKALELMASHEIGSA